In the Plasmodium vivax scf_6625 genomic scaffold, whole genome shotgun sequence genome, one interval contains:
- a CDS encoding variable surface protein Vir12-like (encoded by transcript PVX_017140A): MALSEANNWEKHLPDLPSYKKYTELDNVVISGDGNKYCKENLGSTDEVDKTFCNKIAKNLSILKDENDKQKRKYGCYYFNHWLYDNIGKKYYKGNAKGEKDNVSQNLFNFASLAILQHIKVSSCNGNTFGNPEGWKEEKDLHDYFENYEKIKCNDSDKSKCEKYVNYVTYIKTLYDTKVENCCEDDELDEEGFCESYFKCENMYNPKNLLIKLQKELQSLGKEPEVPREGGAVEVRKAPGSGGEERVKKAKEDEVAAVTTGKETKEKLVATEVPKEKAADSAAQSAPEKNVVVKQTVPESVGSKPGGLESREEKAALEKNVGEKPPAEKPVAAKPETVNPATAESQVAKPVAAKPAAIKPPVAGPVVAESERAKPVAATPLAVKPKEKVSEDESTKNEATEEEANEEETAEGLTVEEVTTEAAVTEMTSTMQHEEALGTHPVESVEQGVRAISSHNTEHASNAIPLTITDSTNTLGTTHEELDSNFFRNVIMAIAVLGTIFFLFYYNRSSRLESSYRKKKKKKGKIFEHNYYEEYEKELTMYGSEETFLDSETDRLYLNYHPDQDSYY; encoded by the exons ATGGCACTTTCCGAAGCAAATAATTGg GAAAAACACTTACCAGATTTGCCTtcgtataaaaaatatacagaGCTGGATAATGTGGTCATTAGTGGGGATGGTAATAAATACTGTAAAGAAAACTTAGGAAGTACAGATGAAGTGGATAAAACATTTTGTAATAAAATAGCAAAGAATTTATCAATATTAAAGGATGAAAATGATAAGCAAAAACGTAAATATGGTTGTTATTACTTTAATCACTGGTTATACGATAatattgggaaaaaatattataaaggAAATGctaaaggtgaaaaagacAATGTTTCTCaaaatctttttaattttgcgtCATTAGCTATTTTACAGCATATAAAGGTATCATCATGTAACGGCAATACTTTTGGCAATCCGGAAGGgtggaaagaagaaaaagactTGCAcgattattttgaaaattacgaaaaaattaaatgcaaCGATTCTGATAAGTCTAAGTGcgaaaaatatgtgaattATGTTACTTATATTAAAACTTTATATGACACAAAAGTAGAAAATTGTTGTGAGGATGACGAATTGGATGAAGAAGGATTTTGTGAATCCTAttttaaatgtgaaaatatgtataatccgaaaaatttattaataaaattacaaaaagaaCTTCAGTCATTAGGTAAAGAACCGGAGGTGCCACGTGAAGGGGGTGCAGTAGAAGTTCGTAAAGCGCCAGGaagtggaggggaagaacgAGTAAAGAAGGCAAAGGAAGATGAAGTAGCTGCAGTAACAAcaggaaaagaaacaaagGAAAAGTTAGTAGCTACAGAAGTACCTAAGGAAAAAGCAGCAGATTCCGCAGCACAATCTGcaccagaaaaaaatgtagtcGTAAAACAAACAGTACCCGAATCTGTAGGGTCTAAACCTGGTGGATTAGAATCtagagaagaaaaagctgCACTTGAAAAAAACGTAGGGGAAAAACCACCAGCAGAAAAACCTGTAGCGGCAAAACCTGAAACGGTAAACCCTGCAACGGCAGAATCTCAAGTGGCAAAACCCGTAGCGGCAAAACCTGCTGCGATAAAACCACCAGTAGCAGGACCCGTAGTGGCAGAATCTGAAAGGGCAAAACCTGTAGCAGCAACCCCCCTAGCGGTAAAACCTAAAGAAAAAGTATCTGAAGATGAATCAactaaaaatgaagcaactgaagaggaagcaaatgaagaggaaacaGCTGAAGGGTTAACAGTTGAAGAGGTAACAACAGAAGCGGCAGTAACTGAAATGACAAGTACTATGCAACATGAAGAAGCTTTAGGTACACATCCAGTAGAGAGCGTTGAACAGGGTGTCCGTGCGATATCATCTCATAATACAGAGCATGCAAGCAACGCAATTCCTCTAACAATTACGGATTCCACTAATACATTAGGAACTACACATGAAGAGTTGgactcaaatttttttcgtaacgTCATCATGGCCATTGCAGTACTTGgaacaattttcttccttttctactaCAACAGG TCTTCTCGATTAGAATCAAgttatcgaaaaaaaaaaaagaaaaagggaaagatatttgagcataattactacgaagagtatgaaaaagagTTAA